One segment of Porticoccus hydrocarbonoclasticus MCTG13d DNA contains the following:
- a CDS encoding AEC family transporter, whose product MFLALWNVMAPVLIAITIGYCWGRSRVPYTAEFVTRAVMNIGAPCLVVSAISRSEISGSEFAEVAGAAAFVLAGSALLGWGGIRASGGDLRALLPSVTFPNNGNMGLPLCLFAFGQEGLALAVGFFIVQMTAMMVFGIPLLDRQSGNIWSILKGFAFQPLILAVIIGLVLLVGNIDLPQWLDRSVELLAGFTIPLMLITLGVSLSTLSTSGWWRSLGYSVLRIGGGLVMAWLVVECLEITGTARGVVLLQAIMPAAVFNYLLALKYDQEPTAVAGIVVASTVMALVAVPVLLAVLL is encoded by the coding sequence ATGTTTCTGGCTCTCTGGAATGTGATGGCGCCGGTATTGATCGCCATCACCATTGGTTATTGCTGGGGCCGCTCCCGGGTGCCCTACACCGCGGAATTCGTCACCCGTGCCGTGATGAATATCGGTGCACCCTGTCTGGTGGTCTCCGCGATCAGTCGATCGGAGATTTCAGGGTCGGAGTTTGCCGAGGTTGCCGGTGCCGCTGCGTTTGTTCTGGCCGGCTCAGCACTGCTGGGCTGGGGGGGCATTCGTGCCTCCGGCGGCGATCTCCGGGCGCTGCTGCCATCGGTGACGTTTCCCAACAATGGCAATATGGGGTTGCCGCTTTGCCTGTTTGCCTTTGGCCAGGAAGGGTTGGCCCTGGCGGTGGGCTTTTTCATCGTACAGATGACTGCCATGATGGTATTTGGCATCCCGCTACTCGACAGGCAATCCGGCAATATCTGGTCAATATTGAAAGGCTTTGCCTTTCAACCGTTAATACTTGCGGTCATTATTGGACTCGTTCTTCTGGTGGGGAATATCGACCTGCCGCAATGGCTTGACCGGTCTGTTGAACTGCTGGCCGGGTTCACCATTCCACTGATGCTGATCACGCTGGGTGTTTCCCTCTCCACGCTGAGTACGTCGGGATGGTGGCGGAGTCTGGGTTACTCGGTGCTGCGAATTGGCGGTGGCCTGGTGATGGCCTGGTTGGTGGTTGAGTGTCTGGAGATTACCGGCACTGCCCGGGGTGTGGTGCTGCTGCAGGCCATTATGCCTGCGGCAGTATTCAATTATCTACTGGCTCTGAAGTATGACCAGGAGCCGACCGCAGTGGCGGGTATTGTGGTGGCCTCCACCGTCATGGCGCTGGTTGCCGTACCAGTATTGTTGGCCGTGTTGTTATAA
- a CDS encoding CaiB/BaiF CoA transferase family protein — MKPLSGYRVIELGQLLAGPFAGALLAYFGAEVIKIEPPGKGDPLRNWRVVRDGTSLWWRSLGRNKKCITLDLKTARGRQLAKQLIDGADVVIENFRPGVMEAWELGPEQFKQSNPGLVYTRISGYGQTGPYANRPGFASVCEGISGFRYLNGFPGEAPVRPNLSIGDSIAGLHAAFGVALALLSRQSSGVGQVVDVALYEAMFNLLEAVVPEYDGAGIIREPSGTTVTGIVPTNTYRCADGKYVVIGGNGDSIFKRLMLAAGRPDLAEDPRCADNAGRVQCEQEIDSALSAWCSELPSAELLTLLAEQRVPAGPIYHAGDMLTDPHFNARGLFEQVEINGEPLKIPAMIPRLSETPGNTSWPGSEVGSHNAEVLGGLLGLDEAALQQLKAEGVI, encoded by the coding sequence ATGAAGCCCTTGTCGGGATACCGGGTGATCGAACTCGGCCAATTATTGGCCGGCCCCTTCGCCGGGGCACTGCTGGCCTATTTCGGGGCTGAAGTGATCAAGATTGAACCGCCTGGGAAAGGCGATCCGCTGCGCAACTGGCGGGTGGTCAGGGACGGCACATCACTGTGGTGGCGAAGTCTAGGACGCAACAAGAAATGCATTACCCTGGACTTGAAGACGGCGCGGGGGCGGCAGTTGGCAAAGCAGCTGATCGACGGGGCCGACGTGGTGATCGAGAATTTCCGGCCTGGGGTCATGGAAGCTTGGGAGCTGGGGCCAGAGCAATTCAAACAGTCCAATCCCGGCTTGGTCTACACCCGTATTTCCGGCTACGGCCAGACCGGTCCCTATGCAAACAGACCCGGTTTTGCCTCGGTGTGTGAAGGGATCAGTGGCTTTCGTTATTTGAATGGGTTTCCCGGCGAGGCCCCGGTGCGACCCAATCTCAGCATTGGCGACAGTATTGCCGGGTTGCATGCAGCATTCGGTGTGGCGCTGGCGCTGCTGTCCAGACAGTCCAGCGGCGTGGGGCAGGTGGTGGATGTGGCGCTCTACGAGGCGATGTTCAATCTGCTGGAGGCGGTGGTGCCGGAATACGATGGCGCTGGTATTATCCGTGAACCCTCCGGTACCACAGTGACCGGTATCGTACCTACCAACACCTATCGCTGCGCCGATGGAAAGTACGTGGTGATCGGCGGCAATGGCGACTCCATCTTCAAACGCTTGATGTTGGCGGCGGGCAGGCCGGATCTGGCAGAGGACCCCCGCTGTGCCGATAATGCCGGCAGGGTGCAGTGCGAGCAGGAGATCGATAGCGCCTTGTCGGCCTGGTGCAGCGAACTTCCCAGTGCAGAACTGTTGACGTTGCTGGCCGAGCAGCGGGTACCCGCAGGACCGATTTATCACGCGGGCGATATGCTGACGGACCCTCACTTCAATGCACGGGGCCTGTTCGAGCAGGTGGAGATCAATGGTGAACCGCTGAAAATTCCGGCGATGATCCCCCGACTCAGCGAGACCCCCGGTAACACCAGTTGGCCCGGCTCCGAGGTGGGCAGTCACAATGCCGAGGTGTTGGGCGGGCTGTTGGGACTGGATGAAGCTGCCCTGCAGCAGCTAAAGGCAGAGGGTGTTATTTGA
- a CDS encoding gamma-glutamyl-gamma-aminobutyrate hydrolase family protein produces the protein MAGHWPVVGIPCDVVTQGLHPFHGSGEKYINALAHGAGVRPVMLPAVGTGRDLHSLADICSPDEVLDSLDGLFLTGNISNVNPQYYGQPSRSGNLLDPQRDTTVLPLIRRAIERNIPFFAVCRGMQELNVALGGSLYQYVHEVPGMLDHREDRSLPREGQYDYAHNITLTPGGLLATLAGSRQVRVNSVHGQGVHRLAASLQVEAVAPDGLVEAVRLADYSRYAVGVQFHPEWQYPEDIFYAALFRAFGDAIRERRAVCK, from the coding sequence ATGGCTGGACACTGGCCGGTGGTGGGCATTCCCTGTGATGTGGTGACGCAGGGACTGCATCCCTTTCATGGCAGCGGTGAAAAATATATCAACGCACTGGCCCATGGTGCCGGTGTTAGACCGGTTATGCTACCTGCGGTGGGTACCGGCCGGGATCTGCATTCCCTTGCGGACATCTGTTCCCCGGATGAGGTGCTGGACTCGCTGGATGGACTGTTTCTAACGGGCAATATTTCTAACGTTAACCCGCAGTACTATGGTCAGCCAAGTCGTTCCGGTAACCTGCTGGACCCCCAGCGCGACACCACCGTCCTGCCGTTGATTCGCCGCGCCATCGAACGAAACATCCCGTTCTTTGCGGTCTGTCGCGGCATGCAGGAACTGAATGTGGCTCTTGGCGGTTCGCTCTATCAGTATGTGCATGAAGTGCCGGGGATGCTCGATCACCGGGAAGACCGGAGCCTCCCCAGAGAAGGCCAGTACGATTATGCCCACAACATTACCCTGACGCCGGGCGGGTTGTTGGCCACCCTCGCCGGATCCCGGCAAGTGCGGGTCAACTCTGTTCACGGCCAGGGTGTTCATCGGTTGGCGGCGAGCCTGCAAGTAGAAGCTGTCGCTCCCGATGGGCTGGTGGAAGCTGTGCGGCTGGCCGATTACAGCCGCTACGCCGTCGGTGTGCAATTCCATCCCGAGTGGCAATATCCTGAGGATATTTTCTATGCAGCGTTGTTCAGGGCCTTTGGCGATGCAATCCGCGAGAGACGGGCTGTTTGTAAATAG
- a CDS encoding ATP-binding protein — MNDKAIQRPSAENLYRDELERLIDWDPGPAPPGWKMSPFAVEKFILGDDELGIQRKFVAQRELVTRIIISLATNRGAMLIGEPGTAKSWLSELLASAISGQSTLTIQGGAITNVSQLLYSWNEALLKSAGPTPEALIPSPVYQGMMEGQLVRFEEIARCPQHIQDAMLSIMSERQILVPELGRENGVLFAREGFNIIATSNSLDQGVNAMSAALKRRMNFETIPPIRELQDEIEVVASESEKLIRLSGVDVKPDAQIIEVLTTIFHELRNGQTLDGRSTDRLAATVMSTAEAVSVAHAMGVHAYYYRNGKMEMGDLVHFLIGAALKDNKDDRRRMKHYFESEVAVKEGAHWQAVFEQRRLL, encoded by the coding sequence ATGAATGACAAAGCCATACAGAGACCCAGCGCCGAGAACCTCTACCGGGACGAGCTGGAACGACTGATTGACTGGGACCCAGGCCCGGCACCACCGGGCTGGAAGATGTCTCCATTCGCCGTGGAAAAATTCATCCTCGGTGATGACGAGCTGGGCATTCAGCGAAAATTTGTCGCCCAAAGGGAGCTGGTTACCCGGATTATCATCAGTCTCGCCACCAACCGGGGAGCCATGCTGATCGGCGAACCGGGTACGGCCAAATCCTGGTTGTCGGAATTATTGGCCAGCGCTATCTCCGGCCAATCCACCCTCACCATTCAGGGCGGAGCCATCACCAATGTCAGCCAACTGCTCTACAGCTGGAACGAAGCCTTATTGAAGAGTGCGGGGCCAACGCCCGAGGCGCTGATTCCAAGCCCGGTTTATCAGGGCATGATGGAGGGCCAGCTGGTGCGTTTCGAAGAAATTGCCCGCTGCCCCCAGCACATTCAGGATGCCATGCTGTCGATCATGTCAGAGAGGCAGATCCTGGTGCCTGAGCTAGGCCGCGAAAACGGCGTTCTCTTCGCCCGAGAGGGCTTCAATATCATTGCCACGTCCAACTCCCTGGACCAGGGCGTCAATGCCATGAGTGCAGCCCTCAAACGTCGCATGAACTTCGAAACCATACCGCCGATTCGGGAACTGCAGGACGAAATCGAGGTGGTCGCCAGCGAATCGGAAAAACTGATTCGTCTGTCCGGTGTCGATGTGAAGCCCGATGCCCAGATCATCGAGGTACTGACAACGATTTTCCACGAGCTGCGCAACGGGCAGACGCTGGATGGACGCAGTACCGACCGACTTGCAGCCACCGTGATGTCCACCGCAGAGGCCGTGTCTGTGGCCCACGCCATGGGCGTGCACGCCTACTACTATCGCAACGGCAAGATGGAGATGGGCGACCTGGTGCATTTCCTGATCGGAGCGGCCCTGAAAGATAACAAAGACGACCGGCGGCGCATGAAACACTATTTTGAATCCGAAGTGGCCGTCAAGGAAGGGGCGCACTGGCAAGCGGTATTTGAACAGCGGCGGTTACTGTAA
- a CDS encoding ATPase, T2SS/T4P/T4SS family, with amino-acid sequence MKISTTQQGNPANRKIDPRFEAALETIDRQHFINCENGSLVAGESIPTTEVLKQIFSVLTLPNYPRVLHVGAGLGYPCAVLAKIASKVVGIEKVATLADAAMDKLSQLQLKNVIVLHGEGEEGSAQFSPFDIIMVTTPGLKTLSTLLHQLAPGGQLVSVERTESTLLKLVKYVQDEQQKIHRIEQGLVSFDNKSDQTLIELGIVNREILNEAKIRAKTNNTLIIDEVRQLINVDDLALYRSLAKRYNLELGNVDILLRRLDPAIFNRFSQAFLDHHRLIPLFTDHDTLRVATSDPDASMDEIQQVFPRHRLVKILVTPTDFRRLWSATDLSVQAHTTPLPDYEEKVLAEKDQDLLGKARPEVGAHLISLFEAMLLDAVAERASDLHIEQYHRTVRIRLRVDGELRDLPHYEITPGELRGLINVIKLRADLNIAERRLPQGGRSRLRVGDALFDLRIQVQPSLHAEHVVIRLLPQNSELISIDKLGLSSAIADNYRRLLRNPAGLVLVVGPTGSGKSTTLYAGLQLLADDGARKVITVEDPIEYSITNIQQTRVRPEIGFSFADAMRSFVRQDPDVILVGEIRDNETAVEAMRASQTGHVVLSTLHCNDAVDAMQRLYDLGVHPNSLASELLAVIAQRLAKRICLNCRVPAEPDEAILREVFPDGTPHSFRSFIGKGCEQCNDSGTHGRMGVVEYLHIDPELRNAIARQIPVGELRKLALDCGLITMRDSALDHVIQGNIPLSELPRILPAERMAPEARWQWEKPS; translated from the coding sequence ATGAAAATATCCACCACCCAACAGGGCAATCCTGCCAATCGCAAAATTGATCCACGTTTCGAGGCGGCCCTAGAGACAATTGACCGACAGCACTTTATCAATTGCGAAAATGGATCGCTGGTGGCGGGGGAAAGTATTCCCACCACAGAAGTACTGAAACAGATATTCAGTGTGTTGACTTTGCCGAACTACCCCAGGGTCCTGCATGTGGGTGCAGGGCTGGGCTACCCCTGTGCGGTGCTGGCCAAAATCGCCAGCAAGGTCGTCGGTATCGAAAAGGTCGCCACCCTGGCCGATGCCGCAATGGACAAGCTCAGCCAGCTGCAACTGAAAAATGTCATTGTACTGCACGGCGAAGGCGAAGAGGGCTCGGCACAGTTTTCGCCCTTTGACATCATCATGGTCACCACGCCCGGCCTCAAGACGCTCTCGACCCTGCTCCACCAATTGGCCCCGGGTGGTCAGCTGGTATCTGTTGAACGAACGGAATCGACACTGTTGAAACTGGTCAAGTACGTTCAGGACGAACAGCAGAAAATCCATCGCATTGAACAGGGGCTGGTGAGCTTCGACAACAAAAGTGACCAGACCCTGATTGAACTCGGCATCGTCAACCGGGAAATTCTCAACGAGGCGAAAATCCGCGCAAAAACCAACAACACTCTGATTATCGATGAAGTCCGACAACTGATAAATGTGGATGATCTGGCGTTATACCGCTCCCTGGCCAAGCGCTACAACCTGGAGCTGGGTAATGTCGATATTTTGCTCAGGCGACTGGACCCCGCCATTTTCAACCGGTTTTCCCAGGCCTTTCTCGATCATCACCGCCTGATCCCTCTGTTCACTGATCACGACACCCTCCGGGTTGCCACCAGTGATCCGGATGCGTCGATGGATGAAATCCAGCAGGTTTTCCCCCGGCACAGGCTAGTAAAAATTCTGGTCACACCAACGGATTTCAGACGCCTCTGGTCCGCCACCGACCTATCGGTTCAGGCTCACACCACCCCCCTGCCCGACTATGAGGAAAAGGTCCTTGCAGAAAAAGATCAGGACCTGCTGGGCAAGGCCAGGCCGGAAGTGGGTGCCCACCTGATTTCGCTGTTTGAAGCCATGTTGCTCGATGCCGTGGCCGAGCGCGCCAGCGACCTGCACATTGAGCAGTATCATCGCACCGTGCGAATCCGCCTGCGGGTGGATGGTGAACTGCGTGACCTGCCGCACTACGAGATCACTCCCGGCGAACTGCGCGGTCTGATCAACGTGATCAAACTCCGCGCCGACCTGAATATCGCCGAACGCCGTTTGCCCCAGGGTGGCCGTTCGCGACTGCGGGTGGGAGACGCGCTGTTCGATTTGCGGATTCAGGTACAGCCCTCATTGCACGCCGAGCATGTGGTGATCCGCCTGTTACCGCAGAATTCGGAGCTGATCAGCATTGACAAGCTAGGGCTGTCCAGTGCCATTGCCGACAACTACCGGCGGCTACTGCGCAACCCTGCGGGTCTGGTACTGGTGGTTGGCCCCACCGGATCGGGCAAAAGCACCACACTGTATGCCGGCCTGCAGTTACTGGCCGATGATGGCGCCCGAAAAGTGATTACCGTGGAAGACCCGATCGAATACTCCATTACCAACATCCAGCAAACCCGGGTCAGGCCGGAGATCGGCTTCAGCTTTGCTGATGCCATGCGCTCCTTTGTCCGTCAGGATCCGGATGTGATCCTGGTGGGTGAAATCCGTGACAACGAAACCGCTGTCGAAGCCATGCGGGCCTCTCAGACCGGTCATGTGGTGCTCTCCACGCTCCACTGCAACGATGCTGTCGACGCCATGCAACGGCTCTATGACCTGGGTGTTCACCCGAACTCACTGGCCAGTGAACTGCTGGCGGTAATCGCCCAGCGGCTGGCAAAACGTATTTGCCTCAACTGCCGGGTTCCGGCAGAGCCGGATGAGGCCATTCTTCGGGAGGTGTTTCCCGATGGCACCCCCCACAGTTTCCGCTCCTTTATCGGCAAGGGTTGTGAGCAGTGTAATGACAGCGGCACCCACGGCCGCATGGGGGTTGTGGAATACCTGCACATCGACCCGGAGTTGCGCAATGCCATCGCCCGCCAGATTCCGGTGGGAGAGCTGCGCAAACTGGCACTGGACTGCGGACTGATAACCATGCGCGACAGCGCTCTGGACCACGTTATCCAGGGCAACATTCCTCTCTCCGAATTGCCCCGTATTCTCCCGGCCGAGCGGATGGCACCCGAAGCCCGCTGGCAGTGGGAAAAACCCTCCTGA
- a CDS encoding class I SAM-dependent methyltransferase has product MRFDKKYKIQLTDSTFRRMDEAPDDQFYRIPRFVSHIDPDAIDRVTELYREYLSADTAVLDLMSSWLSHLPEELALGRVVGLGMNDREMARNPQLDQWVVHDLNREPSLPFIDGEFDAVLICVSIDYLTDPVAVLRDAGRVLKPDAPLIITYSNRYFESKATAAWLYLNDEQRAYLIKTFLEEAGCYRQIELMDRSPPCGDPLFAVVARVA; this is encoded by the coding sequence ATGCGTTTCGACAAGAAGTATAAAATTCAGCTGACCGACAGCACTTTCCGGCGCATGGACGAGGCCCCGGATGACCAGTTCTACCGGATTCCGCGCTTTGTCAGCCATATTGATCCCGATGCGATTGACCGGGTGACTGAACTGTACCGCGAATACCTGTCTGCCGACACGGCGGTGCTGGATTTGATGAGCAGCTGGCTCAGCCATCTGCCCGAGGAGCTGGCGCTTGGTCGCGTGGTCGGTCTGGGCATGAATGACCGGGAGATGGCGCGGAATCCACAGCTCGACCAGTGGGTGGTGCATGATCTGAACCGTGAACCTTCACTGCCGTTTATTGACGGGGAATTTGATGCCGTATTGATCTGTGTCTCGATTGATTATCTGACGGATCCTGTCGCGGTGCTGCGGGATGCGGGTCGGGTGCTCAAGCCAGATGCCCCGTTGATTATCACCTATTCAAATCGCTACTTTGAGTCGAAGGCGACTGCTGCCTGGTTGTATCTTAATGATGAGCAGCGCGCCTATCTGATCAAGACCTTTCTTGAGGAGGCCGGTTGCTACCGGCAGATTGAGCTGATGGACCGGAGTCCTCCGTGCGGCGACCCGTTGTTTGCCGTTGTTGCCAGGGTGGCCTGA
- a CDS encoding ribose-phosphate diphosphokinase encodes MNPADQHPPLLFSLDDHPLLVPLCRELAATLGTLETRLFPDGETYLKVAIPVAGHHCIVVANLANPNDKLLPLIFLLETLRELGASSVGLVAPYLCYMRQDCRFHNGEAVTSRLFARLLSTHIDWLVTVDPHLHRYHSLADIYTVPSVRVEGTTALTDWLTNQSSLLLIGPDSESEQWVSRVALASGHPYVIGEKQRHGDRDVVVTLPDLAGYQDRTAVIIDDVISSGQTILKCLQAVRQQGISRVKCAAIHGIFADRVDELLLQSGLTELATCNTIPHATNCIDVTPLLVPAIQRCSGIGGNQGSGNR; translated from the coding sequence ATGAACCCTGCCGACCAACATCCACCCCTGTTGTTCTCCCTTGATGACCATCCCCTGCTGGTACCCCTCTGCCGCGAACTGGCAGCGACCTTGGGAACGCTCGAGACCCGCCTGTTTCCGGATGGGGAAACCTATCTCAAGGTTGCCATACCGGTGGCCGGCCACCACTGCATTGTGGTGGCAAACCTGGCCAACCCGAATGATAAATTGCTTCCGCTGATATTTCTGTTGGAAACCCTGCGGGAATTGGGAGCAAGTTCGGTGGGCCTGGTCGCCCCCTACCTGTGTTACATGCGTCAGGACTGCCGTTTTCATAATGGCGAGGCAGTCACCTCACGATTGTTTGCCCGCCTGCTGTCGACCCATATCGACTGGCTGGTGACAGTGGACCCACACCTTCATCGCTACCATTCACTGGCCGATATCTACACCGTACCCAGTGTCAGGGTTGAAGGCACAACAGCTCTCACTGACTGGCTGACCAATCAATCCTCCCTGTTACTGATCGGGCCGGACAGCGAGAGTGAACAGTGGGTCTCGCGGGTTGCCCTGGCCAGTGGCCATCCCTATGTGATCGGCGAAAAGCAGCGGCACGGCGACCGGGATGTGGTAGTCACACTTCCCGACCTTGCAGGCTATCAGGATCGAACAGCAGTAATCATCGATGATGTCATCTCCAGTGGCCAAACCATCCTGAAGTGTCTACAGGCAGTCCGGCAACAGGGTATAAGCCGGGTTAAATGCGCGGCGATCCACGGTATTTTTGCCGACCGTGTCGATGAGCTGCTGTTGCAGTCCGGCCTGACGGAACTGGCCACCTGCAACACCATCCCCCATGCCACCAACTGTATTGATGTGACTCCCCTGCTGGTTCCCGCCATTCAGCGATGCTCGGGAATCGGGGGCAATCAGGGTTCTGGCAACAGGTAA
- a CDS encoding thymidine phosphorylase family protein: protein MEVDHVVKVVDMGIDTHQESVVYMRKDSPVCQSEGFSASSRLTLKSNGHSLIATLNVVDNHILPEGYAGLSKVAMHDLQIKSGDTVKIHNAPLLNSLSLVRKKIYGHKLSESEIKSIITDISGHHYTDVAIASFLSACAGNRLDVDEIISLTKAMVECGKRLEWPGHLRIFDKHCIGGLPGNRTTPILVSIVSSAGLIIPKTSSRAITSPSGTADTMDTLTNVNLKLEEIRHVVGATDACLVWGGGVSLSPVDDLLIRVERALDLDGEGQMIASVLSKKIAAGSTHAVIDIPVGATAKIRTQDEAEKLASMFTLVGAACGIQLRCLITDGSAPIGYGIGPVEEARDILSVLQCQTDAPQDLRQRSLFLAANLLDMAQANGVATCIDQATEILDSGQAWRQFQRIAKAQGGLKTLPTARFRHIEVADRDGVVTAIDNRRLARVAKLAGAPTDPAAGLRLAASLGEPVTKGQALFTLFSESQGEQDYALAFYRDNGPVFTIGESS from the coding sequence ATGGAGGTGGACCATGTTGTCAAAGTGGTCGATATGGGTATCGATACCCACCAGGAATCCGTGGTGTACATGCGCAAGGATTCGCCGGTTTGTCAGTCGGAAGGGTTCTCTGCGAGCAGTCGCCTGACACTGAAAAGCAATGGTCATTCGCTGATTGCCACCTTGAATGTGGTGGACAATCACATTCTTCCTGAGGGTTATGCAGGCCTGTCAAAGGTCGCCATGCATGACTTACAGATCAAAAGTGGCGACACGGTGAAGATACATAACGCGCCATTGCTGAACTCACTGAGTCTGGTCCGCAAGAAAATTTACGGTCACAAGCTCAGCGAATCCGAAATCAAAAGTATCATCACGGACATCAGCGGCCACCACTACACCGACGTTGCCATCGCCAGTTTTCTCAGCGCCTGTGCAGGCAACAGGCTGGACGTAGACGAAATTATCAGCCTCACCAAGGCGATGGTGGAATGCGGCAAACGGCTCGAGTGGCCGGGCCACCTTCGTATTTTCGACAAGCATTGCATCGGTGGCTTACCGGGCAATCGCACCACACCGATCCTTGTTTCCATTGTCAGTTCAGCGGGATTGATTATCCCGAAGACGTCCTCGCGGGCGATCACCTCGCCATCGGGCACCGCAGACACCATGGATACTCTGACCAACGTCAACCTCAAGCTGGAGGAAATCCGCCATGTGGTCGGTGCCACCGATGCCTGTCTGGTGTGGGGCGGCGGAGTTAGCCTGAGTCCGGTTGATGATCTGCTGATCCGGGTAGAGCGGGCACTGGACCTGGATGGCGAAGGCCAGATGATCGCGTCAGTGTTATCCAAAAAAATAGCGGCTGGCTCAACCCACGCGGTAATCGATATCCCCGTTGGCGCAACAGCAAAAATCAGAACCCAGGACGAAGCCGAAAAGCTGGCATCCATGTTCACCCTGGTGGGCGCGGCCTGTGGCATTCAGCTGCGCTGTTTGATTACGGATGGCAGTGCACCAATCGGCTATGGCATCGGCCCGGTTGAGGAGGCCCGGGATATTTTATCCGTACTGCAATGCCAGACCGACGCACCTCAGGATTTGCGGCAACGTTCGCTGTTTCTTGCCGCCAACCTGCTGGATATGGCCCAGGCTAACGGCGTTGCAACCTGCATCGATCAGGCCACGGAAATACTGGACAGCGGGCAGGCATGGCGACAGTTTCAACGTATCGCCAAGGCCCAGGGCGGGCTGAAAACCCTGCCCACGGCCCGTTTCCGGCATATTGAGGTGGCCGATCGGGACGGCGTGGTCACGGCAATCGACAATCGCAGGCTCGCCAGAGTGGCGAAACTGGCTGGAGCGCCGACCGATCCGGCAGCGGGGCTTCGTCTGGCGGCCTCACTGGGGGAGCCTGTCACAAAAGGACAGGCACTCTTTACCCTCTTTTCAGAGAGTCAGGGAGAACAGGATTATGCGCTGGCTTTTTACCGGGATAATGGCCCTGTGTTTACGATTGGGGAGTCGTCATGA
- a CDS encoding HvfX family Cu-binding RiPP maturation protein — MTTMAITQRLNRGLNVARHADFLAPLLLRLFLAPVFITAGLTKLLAFESTVSWMGNPDWGLGLPLPWLMAVLATATELVGGWLLLFGLGTRLIAIPLMATMLVAAFAVHWHNGWFAIAPSDPSTSMARPLAAIGIPTAEQSLENSEAVGERLSAARQILREHGNYSWLTGKGNIVILNNGIEFAATYFIMLLSLFFTGGGRYCSADYWIGRRWLNNRD, encoded by the coding sequence ATGACCACAATGGCAATTACTCAACGGCTTAACAGGGGACTCAATGTCGCGCGACATGCAGACTTTCTCGCCCCACTGCTGCTGCGACTTTTTCTGGCACCGGTTTTCATCACGGCGGGCCTGACCAAACTGCTCGCCTTCGAGAGCACAGTCAGCTGGATGGGCAACCCGGATTGGGGGCTGGGATTGCCTCTTCCCTGGCTGATGGCGGTTCTGGCTACCGCCACAGAGCTGGTTGGCGGATGGCTGCTGTTGTTCGGGTTGGGGACACGGCTAATTGCCATCCCGCTGATGGCAACCATGCTGGTGGCCGCCTTTGCGGTTCACTGGCACAACGGCTGGTTCGCGATTGCCCCCTCGGACCCGTCAACCAGTATGGCCCGCCCCCTGGCCGCCATCGGCATTCCGACGGCGGAACAGAGTCTCGAAAACAGCGAGGCAGTGGGTGAACGATTATCAGCTGCCCGACAGATTCTTCGGGAACACGGCAATTACTCATGGCTTACAGGCAAGGGCAACATTGTCATTCTGAACAATGGCATCGAATTCGCAGCCACCTACTTTATCATGCTGCTGTCACTGTTTTTTACGGGCGGCGGCCGCTACTGCAGTGCAGACTACTGGATAGGTCGCCGGTGGCTCAATAACAGGGACTGA
- a CDS encoding HvfA family oxazolone/thioamide-modified RiPP metallophore, with protein MKQPTKNTFKSTIGMAFISTSLILPMASMADNPFAATDLGNGYQLAGKHAADKPGEGKCGEGKCGEANAAPKSEEGKCGEGKCGEEKPAPKSEEGKRGEGKCGEGKCGGQ; from the coding sequence ATGAAACAACCAACAAAAAACACCTTCAAATCAACCATTGGTATGGCCTTTATTTCCACCAGCCTGATACTCCCCATGGCCAGTATGGCCGACAATCCCTTCGCTGCGACCGATCTCGGCAATGGCTATCAGCTCGCCGGCAAACATGCCGCTGACAAGCCCGGGGAAGGCAAATGCGGCGAGGGCAAATGCGGTGAAGCAAACGCTGCCCCAAAGTCTGAAGAGGGCAAATGTGGAGAAGGCAAGTGCGGTGAAGAAAAACCTGCACCGAAATCCGAAGAAGGCAAACGCGGTGAAGGAAAGTGTGGTGAAGGAAAATGTGGCGGACAGTAA